aacacggtTGAGCTGTTGGTAAATGCGAGCGTTTGACCAGAGAGTTGCTAGCAGTAAACCAAGCAAAAGGGTTCACTGCTAAACCTTTCCATCTCTCATCCAGGTTAATGTTTCTTGACATTCCGACGCAGCATTTCCAGCTCTCtctcacttgtttattttttcattacaaGGCCCAGCAGTTTCTAGGACTTTTACTACCAGGATACTTTAAGGAGAGCAGATAAGAAccactttgacaaaaaaaaaaaaaaaaaaaagcggtgaGCAGTTGAAAGATGCTCGAGGCAGTTTGGAGGGCTGCTAGCCACTAACCAGGTAGCTTCCGGGGATAGTTGCTAGCAGGACACCCCAAGGTGGAATGGAGAAAGGAACCAcgataattaaaacaatttaatctCTGAGCGGTTGAAAGATGCTAGCTGCAGGTGGGAGAGTTGTAAGCTGCTAAAATTCTGTCTAATTAAGggcttcattttgaaaatgtggtgGCCTTGGAGTGTAAAATACACACCTATACACCTGTTAGCATGGCGGTTAGCTAACAATCATGGTATGTTGTAGGCAGATGACGAGATGCCAGCGGAGCGCTACACTGTTTTGGACCTGGCGAGGAAAAGAAGCACCGCCATGACCACCGTCCGTCCTCCTGTGCTGGGTGTGGTGAGTTCACACCCATCAGAAAAGAATGACTACCACAGCCACGCATTGATGGCGACCTGCCACGTTGGCAGGTTCACGCTGAGCGTCTGCTACTACGCCCTGTCCCTGAACACGTCACAGCTCCACTCATATCCATACAATAGCTGTTTCCTGTCGGCTGTGGTGGAGGTGCCGGCGTACATGAGCAGCGGCCTTGCCATCCGATACTTTCCGCGATGCTTCGGCGTGATGGCCGTCTTCCTCACTATAGGCCTGGTGCTCTTTTCCATTCAGCTGGTACCTAAGAGTGAGTGGGACACCAAAGCCAAAGAGTTGAGCTCAAAACCAGTAGGGGCCCCTGGGTCACCCATCTTCTGCCAGGGTATAGTTCAGAAGCAGTAAGGCTCCTTCGGCTAGCTTTGGCAGGGTATGGTTCCAAAACTCTCTCTCGGCCATTTTGTGCAGTTCAAAATCAGTTGGGCTCCCTCAGCCATCTTGTGCCGCGACGTAGTTCTAAGCCAGTCGAGCGCCCTCGGCCATCATGTGTTTGGGCATAGTTAAAATCCAAAAAGCCTCCTTCAGCCACCATTTGTAGGGTCTGGATAAAAGCTACTCCATCTTCCAACCTGGGCTGGGGCATAGTTTAAAACTAGTATGATTCCTGCTAGGACTGTGTCAGAGTTTTGGGTTctcgtgttttttgttgttgttgttgttgttgttgttttaggcGAAAGGTAGACTGAAATGCAGGCAGGCAAGGCAGgatgaatgtaaaaataataataataataataatgtatttaaaaaaactaaaggcAAAAAAGGTACTTGGAAAAATCACAATATTAAATTATCaaagtcccccccaaaaaaaagccagaTACAAGGTAACAAAGTAACAcagggaaacaaaaacacacaccgcTACAAATTACAGGGTAAACTTGACATTACCTGGtagagcaacaacaacaatgagcTGAGAAAAAGCCAGAGAGcttaatacaaacaaattgtcgagacaacgaggcacatctggacaagacacaagtggctgCAGGGAACTAACTGATTGGTTGAAACAAGGAACAGggctgatgagaacaggtggagacgaAAATCAACCAAGCTgtgaacatgggacacaggaaaacatgaaacgaaACTAAATCgaatcaaaacaaagtcaacaaaaacacagatcatgacagacTGTTGTTTGGATCTTCAACCTCAGGTATCCTGGGTCTGGCCGTGGCCATGGAGATGTTGGGTAAGT
The DNA window shown above is from Phyllopteryx taeniolatus isolate TA_2022b chromosome 17, UOR_Ptae_1.2, whole genome shotgun sequence and carries:
- the LOC133467624 gene encoding solute carrier family 22 member 4-like, coding for MPAERYTVLDLARKRSTAMTTVRPPVLGVVSSHPSEKNDYHSHALMATCHVGRFTLSVCYYALSLNTSQLHSYPYNSCFLSAVVEVPAYMSSGLAIRYFPRCFGVMAVFLTIGLVLFSIQLVPKSEWDTKAKELSSKPVGAPGSPIFCQGIVQKQ